TTTCCAATATATGACGCTGGAAATCCGCCAAGTCGTCTTCTCACCACTTGTAGACTGTGCACCTGTGATTAAGTTCGGAATTCTTCAAATGACCGACGTTCGAATAATTGTAGAAATGAATTATGGAAGTCACTGCACTCATTGCGCATCAGCAAAAACTTCACGCTACTACTTTCAATTGTTTAATTTGTTTGACAAATGAAATCTAGATAATCGCGTCTCGAACCAAAAGATAAATTGGTCATTTGTTTTATGCTCTGTCTTAACACATCGGCATTTCAGCATCTTCTCTTGATTTGCGAAGCTGTAATCAGACAAAAACAGTAGCTAAGTTGTGTTTGGAAAACTATTTGAACAGAGCCGAGCTTGTGGATAACACTACCATGCAGGACAAAACAAATAACATTGGAGTGTTTACCATTTCTTTATTGAAGGCAAATCAGAAGTCGCCTTGCGGATTGGTTGAAACGCTTGAAAACGATGTGAGTTGACATAACGTTGCCCTGGTCCAGCTATTACAAACCACTACTTTATCGTATcgttattatgatttttttctcatgtgtTAGAAATAACACAATAGTAATctattcattaattaattaatttatttatttattcctatcgTTCGAAGGTGTCGGTGTTGCGTATTGAGGCGCGACATGGGTCTCGAATCACTTCAGAATTCGAAAGTAAGATGGAATGGTTTACTCAGATATCAAGCACACTAGCTGGAAAGCTTCAATCACTGTGGAATTTAGCCGAGTTACGTCCCGATGAGAATAACGAAATTAAGGAATTTGCTGATAAGATTTCGGTCTCTTGGGGGCTTGCAAATAAACAggtcgaaatgattttttatatGATGATTTCAATTTGATAAACCCTCGTAGTTGTACCACTGTCCAATTCTGTCCATCATTATTGATATTACGACGATAAACGTTGAGATTACTTTACACAGGTGAACGAAGAGTATGCTAGAATTAGAGTTGCGAGTCGTACCCTGACGGGAACCCCTTTAGCAACGTTGttgcaaaaaattcgaaaacaggCGACTACGATCAAAACATCACTCCAAATTGGCGAAGTCATGTACGACCAAAGTTACATTACAAAAGGCTTTGCAATTTGTGATGAAATAATGATGCTGCTCAAAGAGCTAGAAAAGTGCGATGAAAAGGTAAAGTTATCTTTCAGTTCATCATAACTGTCCCTGTAGATTTTTGTCTTTATATTGgccgaaatatgaaaaaaaaaattatttttctctcccgaaTTCTagattcgaataattatacacacatattttttttgtcttacgAATCCTCAGGTGCAGCAATATTTGGCAATTTGCAAGATGACGCCGTACCTTCTGGAGCTGGAATCGGCAGttgacacgtacgtcaattcaAACGAGCTGTTACCCGTATCGCAGAGGATTTCTTCGAATTTGTCAGTGTTCTCAGTTCTCGCGCGTCTTCTGACGGGAGAGCTACTAGGAAACGAGCCGGTCAATCCAAATCATGTATTGATATCTAACGCACCCAGAAAACCTGTGTTTATAACTAAAAACGTTAAGAGAAAAATGGATATTCCAGCCTTACCTGCTATAAAAGTACCTACAAAGATTCCTTCTACCTGCCATCCTTCTGGTGAAACTAAACCAACGGCAGTTATATCTCTCAACAAACAGGCTAATTTTCTCTGATATCTCTGTCATCTTAGAATGGCTTGGGTTGATGAAAACGATCTGGAACATTCGTTAATTgagatagaataaaaaatattcgatagaTTTATTTGACTAATTACAATTCAGTattgtgatatttttcatcttactagataataatggtaataatacaTATCATACGtatcatacataatatatgtaatgcaataatttacaatatatatatatatatatatatatatatatatatatatatatgaatatatatatatacatataatgtattcataaatgtatatatatatttaaatacacAATATTTGATACAAATTCATTTTCTACTTGAAATCATATGGTATTTTCGTTTATGAGAAAAATCTCTCTGATCATATACCTATTATCACCACAGCACAAATTATCGCTATGTACTGTTGaagtgtacgtacctacaagTATGCATTGAACTGGACTAACTGCATTCCACTAAACAGTTTGCTATCGTATGAACAAGTACATAAAATCATAGTGTTTGAGAACTTCATGATCAACCCTTCATTAGTCATGAAATTACGACTGGCCGTAATTATACTATAACATGATTTACGGACTGCAATTCTATTTCAAGAGACTGAcggtaagaataaaaattatctatTCACATAAATCTCGTAAGGGCAATTGGAATGCTATCCATGATTCACATCAGATGCAATTTTTCTGATTGGTGCTGGTGAtaggacaaaaattttcatgattGATGTAACGCAACAAAAAACTCGCTGATTAGTAAGGCGGTACTCAATCTTCTCGaagtttaattaattcattcatttcgtagacttgaaaaaaaaatactcaaatTGGTAGACTAGCTCAAAATATGCCTTCAAGATCTGGAAAAGGAGTTTGTGGAGCCAGCCGTAGGGTTAAATCTCTCTCACGCATAAAACTGGGTGGCAGAATTGTCCTTCTTTCCTAGAAAACCAATTCAAATCCATCGTATAAGTGTGACAATTAAAAACGTTTATGCACAGCTTACAAACTTCAATCGACAGAGAACTATTTAAATCGTACAACTTACCGGAAGTCTATTTTGGATTGGAGGTGTATCTGTTGCTGCGGGTGCCCAACCTTTTAGCCTTAAACATTTATAGCACACTCCAGCATTCCCTAAACAAGAAACGTGATAACCATGTCCACACCTAAAGACCACCACGTAATCACTGCATTTCGAAAGTGGCTGCCGACAAACTGGGCAATAAGTACACCCATTTTGATACGCCTTACCAGCATCcctaaatgaaattcaaattttacatgGAACAATATCTAAAGCGTGAATATCGAATTATCATTTCCATCCATAGACAATCGTTAGAGGATTTAAATACCTTGCATTATGTATAGCTTCTATTGAGTACTAATGGTTGATATTAAAAGTAATGGCATATCTATACCTAAGGGCCTTTTTCAGTGCCTCGTGTAGTTCCAGACTGACCAGCCTAGCTGTTGCTTCAACTAATGTTTGTTCATAGCGAGAATGCGTCAAGACGCCGGTCAAAAGTTCTCTGATATCACCAATCGTGCCACTGGTAGCTAATGGatgtttcaaaatttgttCCAACACCATAGAGAGAGCTGTTGTCCCACTCAGTGACTCTAATACTATTCGAAGTAATTTTCCTCTTAGCGATTCAACTGTAgtgtaaataattgaaattaatgtATTTCTAGTAGCAAAGTAAGCGCTAATTAAAGTTAAGTGACAAAAAGTGCAGCTACCTTTTTGGTTGTTGTTTTCCGTGTATGGATGTAAAACTGTTTCTACCAAGGGCATCCAGTCTAGATTACCAGCTGCCCTCCTGCACAAAGCGGCTAATTCTGAAGTAGCTTTAGCAGCTTCGTTTTCTGTTATTTCATCACGACAATGCTATAGTGTGAAGATGAAACCAGTAAGACTGAAAACTTATTACAATCAGGCATCTATATTTAACACAATCTAGTAAAAACCATACCCTTTCAAAGAGGCTGTGTAAATCACTTAATAGTAAATCAAATGCCTCTTGATAGTTTCCTAATTTTTCGAGCATAACAGCTGTTGCTTTTGTATGATTCTCATTTTTAACTATCTTTAGAGCCTCATCCAATCGACAACCATGTGACCCATGAAGATGTTGAACAACCTGTTCAAGTGCAATGCAaagttcaaaaattaaaaatttcaatctgagATAGATTGACTTACTCACTTGTTCAGGTTGTAACATACACATCAgcgtcaaatatttttcgagcATTTCTGCGTTTAATTCTATTTTGATTTCTTCCTCTTTACACTGAATCGCCTGATACAAAGCTCCAAGCAAAGCATATTCCAAATTTGGATCACCATTTATTTTCTGAAGAATATTATTCAAGTTCTTTGGCATTTGATTCGCTATGAGCATTGCCACTCGCTGTGCATCTAGAGTCACTAGCTCTGCAGCATGTGCTAAAACAACTGATTGCAAAGACTCCAAAGGCAAACGATCCAGCCATTCCCAAACTTCATATTTTCGAGATGGATCTCGTAGCATACATCGACAGACTGAAATCCAATCTTCTTGGCCACTATGAATAATTTCAGCTACTCTCAGACTGAAATTTGTAAATAGATTAAGAACAGATTCAATATACTGTCGCATTCCATTAAATGCGATGaacaaattaatcaattacgtGATACACAGCGGTGGCCACGTTCTCAGTAAAATTACTCACAAGTTAGCACGATGTGCTAGGTTGAGTAAATTGTTGTCAGACATATTTGTCAACTTCTTAGAGTGCAATAGCTGTAAGATCGCGTTTTCCTTTTCAGTTTTATGGTCCCTCAACGTATTTGTGCCGCTGATATTACTACTAGACAGCATTTCCACTAATCTATTTAAAAAACTTGAGTCCAGAGTAACAGTGCTCTCTGCCACTTCATTAGCTATAAAATTCAGAACTACAGCTCTCTGTTCATCGGTTAAATAGTCAGCATTATCGGGACTAACGGGTGTCGTTGGCATAACGATATTCAGAAGAATATCAATCAATCTCTGGCGCTGCCGTAGCCCCATTTCTGAGGTGAATTCTGGCTCTTGGAAAGCGATTGCAATGACGTCTAAAAAACCTCGAGCATCAAATTTGAGGAGAGTTCTTATGTAAGGATATTGTCTCTCAACATCACTGGCTAAGCTTGAATGCTGAGATAAAAGAGCTCGGAGAACATCTGCTTTAGCTCTTTGAGGGAGGCCATCTGCTAGATCGCCTCTAGGAAATCCACGCCCAGCCAGACAGCAGCTTGCATATACTAAAATGGCATTTCCTAATCTTATGTTTTCAGAGGATAGCTTTTGCATTTTGCTCTCCACTAACGCTGATTGTAGTACAGGCAACAGTTGGTGAATGGGAGCTATAAAATCACCTAGGGCAGATGTCTGGAGGTGAATCAAGGCCTCCCACAAACCTCTCTGACGGCACACCTTTGTCACCTGGTAGTTAGATAGTATCTTTTTGAGATCCTGAATTATTGCTTGAACTGTAGCGTAAAGGGTTTTTTAACAATCTCATTCAGAAAAGATATCTTCAGAATGCATTACTGATCTATGTATAAGGTGAATGTATTGGAAATCAGTGCTATAAAGATGTGAATGAGATTGTATCTCATCAAGAATTGAGATCATCGTTTGTTAATTATGCAAAGAAACTTATtcgacggattttttttccaataatagTTGGTACTCACTTGATGAATGTCTAAGCAATCGACATCGAGTAGTACGATAATGGCTTGTAGCGAGTCCATCCTATCTTCTTGTTCAAACAAAGTAACCAATTGCTGAGCAATAAGTGGGGGAAGACGTGATCGTAAACTTCCGTTTAAAAGTGGGCTTTCAAGTGCCCGCAAATAACTTCCACGGAGTCCGTCCGTCTCGCAAACTAGCTCCCAGAGTCTACCGAAGAGGAGCTCTGTATTTTCTAGTTGTATACAGTAGTCTACACATGTCGAGGCAACTTCAGAAGCTGCACAATCCTCCAAAGGACAATGATTTAGATCGTCCATATACTGGATTAAAACCTCACAGACCTTATCACGGGCAATCTGTTTACGGCGTTGCTTGGAGCCCCGCAATCCTACAACAGCTTTCCCTTTGTCTTGGTAGAAGGAAAGTCCCAAGGCTAGAGCTTCTGGGAAACGCCTCTGGAATAGAATGGCTCTATGTTTAACACACGGTTGAATTCAAATGAATTCAATATTCGTtctatttagaaaaattttctatcaagTGAATTTGGATTCCAAATTACAGCAATTCGAATATACTTGCTTGTAGCGTTAAATGACGCAAGCGTTCCGTCCACGTCCTAATGCAGACAGCGTGAAGACTTTTTGTCCCTAGCAACAACAATTGGCTTCCAAAAGCAATGACTGTGTTATAACAAGCTCTTTCACCCGCCAAAGCCATCGCctgtaagaaaatttccaaaaatttttccccgcaACAGCAATAGTGATTACAATAGAAATACTAATAATGCAAATAACGATCATGTCAAATAATTTAGATTCAGGTCGTGAAAAGTTAGTAGATTTTGACACCATAATGATAGGAGATTTATCTGGTATTCAAGCTTAGTTAAACCTTTGAGACATTGCCACCAGTGGAAAGTCCCTTGAAATGGCTAGATGCATACGATATTCCGACTTTGCTCAAGTCTAAGGTTTCCAATTCATCCTGCGATCGGACGTCGAGTAGGTGCAACTTCTCCTGTGTGTCAAGCAGTGCCAAAGACCTCGCATTTAACCACCTCAAATTGCTCACTGTATACGACAATGTGACACGCTGCAATGGCGACAAACGAACCCTGGAATTTCCTTCTGAACAGacctataaaattgaaaaaaaatttgttac
The sequence above is a segment of the Athalia rosae chromosome 5, iyAthRosa1.1, whole genome shotgun sequence genome. Coding sequences within it:
- the LOC105685845 gene encoding uncharacterized protein LOC105685845; amino-acid sequence: MQDKTNNIGVFTISLLKANQKSPCGLVETLENDVSVLRIEARHGSRITSEFESKMEWFTQISSTLAGKLQSLWNLAELRPDENNEIKEFADKISVSWGLANKQVNEEYARIRVASRTLTGTPLATLLQKIRKQATTIKTSLQIGEVMYDQSYITKGFAICDEIMMLLKELEKCDEKVQQYLAICKMTPYLLELESAVDTYVNSNELLPVSQRISSNLSVFSVLARLLTGELLGNEPVNPNHVLISNAPRKPVFITKNVKRKMDIPALPAIKVPTKIPSTCHPSGETKPTAVISLNKQANFL
- the LOC105685843 gene encoding vacuolar protein sorting-associated protein 8 homolog isoform X1, with the protein product MAENGIGADIGSQEYLATEAINLDIEELDDAEYAIPAVEEPPSLESILTEPDCASLSGTEDEFGPQINKLGGSETASVGSLLSLNSISRSFRPNQTPSSSAILRHVILKGISSQILSASERVNAGLASAVAAGGDMFVIGTSHGLILGFDSTQTLRWCDQEARHQGSVSALCFNYDGSRLLAGFARGHILMVESVSGKVLRTLTEVHPPGTAVLHVKFTDSPKLALCSDSGGSVFELSFTRVMGVRGCDSKCLFSGSRGEVCTLEPLLLNQLPNHPLKNYTLVAMATLSKVIVVCIRPRMRVVLTHALSGASVAPPQVSWQLVVIQAADSTRVIDPVLALARDDVVHFYQVCSEGNSRVRLSPLQRVTLSYTVSNLRWLNARSLALLDTQEKLHLLDVRSQDELETLDLSKVGISYASSHFKGLSTGGNVSKAMALAGERACYNTVIAFGSQLLLLGTKSLHAVCIRTWTERLRHLTLQRRFPEALALGLSFYQDKGKAVVGLRGSKQRRKQIARDKVCEVLIQYMDDLNHCPLEDCAASEVASTCVDYCIQLENTELLFGRLWELVCETDGLRGSYLRALESPLLNGSLRSRLPPLIAQQLVTLFEQEDRMDSLQAIIVLLDVDCLDIHQVTKVCRQRGLWEALIHLQTSALGDFIAPIHQLLPVLQSALVESKMQKLSSENIRLGNAILVYASCCLAGRGFPRGDLADGLPQRAKADVLRALLSQHSSLASDVERQYPYIRTLLKFDARGFLDVIAIAFQEPEFTSEMGLRQRQRLIDILLNIVMPTTPVSPDNADYLTDEQRAVVLNFIANEVAESTVTLDSSFLNRLVEMLSSSNISGTNTLRDHKTEKENAILQLLHSKKLTNMSDNNLLNLAHRANFLRVAEIIHSGQEDWISVCRCMLRDPSRKYEVWEWLDRLPLESLQSVVLAHAAELVTLDAQRVAMLIANQMPKNLNNILQKINGDPNLEYALLGALYQAIQCKEEEIKIELNAEMLEKYLTLMCMLQPEQVVQHLHGSHGCRLDEALKIVKNENHTKATAVMLEKLGNYQEAFDLLLSDLHSLFERHCRDEITENEAAKATSELAALCRRAAGNLDWMPLVETVLHPYTENNNQKVESLRGKLLRIVLESLSGTTALSMVLEQILKHPLATSGTIGDIRELLTGVLTHSRYEQTLVEATARLVSLELHEALKKALRDAGKAYQNGCTYCPVCRQPLSKCSDYVVVFRCGHGYHVSCLGNAGVCYKCLRLKGWAPAATDTPPIQNRLPERRTILPPSFMRERDLTLRLAPQTPFPDLEGIF
- the LOC105685843 gene encoding vacuolar protein sorting-associated protein 8 homolog isoform X2; translated protein: MFVIGTSHGLILGFDSTQTLRWCDQEARHQGSVSALCFNYDGSRLLAGFARGHILMVESVSGKVLRTLTEVHPPGTAVLHVKFTDSPKLALCSDSGGSVFELSFTRVMGVRGCDSKCLFSGSRGEVCTLEPLLLNQLPNHPLKNYTLVAMATLSKVIVVCIRPRMRVVLTHALSGASVAPPQVSWQLVVIQAADSTRVIDPVLALARDDVVHFYQVCSEGNSRVRLSPLQRVTLSYTVSNLRWLNARSLALLDTQEKLHLLDVRSQDELETLDLSKVGISYASSHFKGLSTGGNVSKAMALAGERACYNTVIAFGSQLLLLGTKSLHAVCIRTWTERLRHLTLQRRFPEALALGLSFYQDKGKAVVGLRGSKQRRKQIARDKVCEVLIQYMDDLNHCPLEDCAASEVASTCVDYCIQLENTELLFGRLWELVCETDGLRGSYLRALESPLLNGSLRSRLPPLIAQQLVTLFEQEDRMDSLQAIIVLLDVDCLDIHQVTKVCRQRGLWEALIHLQTSALGDFIAPIHQLLPVLQSALVESKMQKLSSENIRLGNAILVYASCCLAGRGFPRGDLADGLPQRAKADVLRALLSQHSSLASDVERQYPYIRTLLKFDARGFLDVIAIAFQEPEFTSEMGLRQRQRLIDILLNIVMPTTPVSPDNADYLTDEQRAVVLNFIANEVAESTVTLDSSFLNRLVEMLSSSNISGTNTLRDHKTEKENAILQLLHSKKLTNMSDNNLLNLAHRANFLRVAEIIHSGQEDWISVCRCMLRDPSRKYEVWEWLDRLPLESLQSVVLAHAAELVTLDAQRVAMLIANQMPKNLNNILQKINGDPNLEYALLGALYQAIQCKEEEIKIELNAEMLEKYLTLMCMLQPEQVVQHLHGSHGCRLDEALKIVKNENHTKATAVMLEKLGNYQEAFDLLLSDLHSLFERHCRDEITENEAAKATSELAALCRRAAGNLDWMPLVETVLHPYTENNNQKVESLRGKLLRIVLESLSGTTALSMVLEQILKHPLATSGTIGDIRELLTGVLTHSRYEQTLVEATARLVSLELHEALKKALRDAGKAYQNGCTYCPVCRQPLSKCSDYVVVFRCGHGYHVSCLGNAGVCYKCLRLKGWAPAATDTPPIQNRLPERRTILPPSFMRERDLTLRLAPQTPFPDLEGIF